A single window of Chloroflexota bacterium DNA harbors:
- a CDS encoding DUF4236 domain-containing protein: MSLRFRRSIRIAPGIRINLTKTGLGLTVGPRGAHYSVHSSGRRTRSAGLPGTGLYYQSRSGGGVRRATSARARMVQAPTLPRPRTVAETIPHPGLFASAAEKAYHAGLLAHLGGDEASTVTRFEEVLAADPTITSAHIFAGFAATALGDVPRAIAHLEAVVGGAHPLPDRFETKYLTGAGVAPSLAVRITHAVSAHVPFSELGAALGLAELYQGAGRLSEAIGIVAQIHTAVPDPIVRLSLCDLLFAEADYGGVVETATGVVNGSDIELETLHLRAVAFAALGDDTAAMDAFRAALAKTAGRDPGLLTAIRYDRALAYEKLGQHARAKADLERVYAADPGFEDVQARLAAMAGPASA, from the coding sequence ATGAGCCTGCGCTTCCGGCGGAGCATCCGGATCGCCCCGGGGATCAGGATCAACCTCACGAAGACCGGGCTCGGCCTCACGGTCGGCCCGCGCGGCGCCCACTACAGCGTCCACTCCTCGGGTCGCCGGACCCGCTCGGCCGGCCTGCCCGGCACGGGGCTGTACTACCAGTCGCGGAGCGGTGGCGGAGTCCGTCGAGCGACGAGTGCCCGAGCGCGGATGGTCCAGGCTCCCACGCTGCCGCGACCGCGCACCGTGGCCGAGACGATCCCCCATCCTGGCCTCTTCGCCTCGGCTGCCGAGAAGGCGTACCACGCTGGGCTCCTCGCCCATCTCGGCGGCGACGAGGCGAGCACCGTCACCCGCTTCGAGGAGGTCCTCGCGGCCGACCCGACGATCACCTCGGCGCACATCTTCGCGGGCTTCGCGGCAACCGCCCTCGGCGACGTCCCTCGGGCGATCGCCCACCTCGAGGCGGTGGTCGGGGGCGCCCATCCGCTGCCGGATCGGTTCGAGACGAAGTACCTCACCGGCGCCGGTGTCGCGCCGTCGCTCGCCGTCCGGATCACCCACGCCGTCTCGGCCCATGTCCCGTTCTCCGAGCTCGGCGCGGCGCTCGGCCTCGCCGAGCTCTACCAGGGCGCCGGCAGGCTCAGTGAGGCGATCGGCATCGTGGCCCAGATCCACACCGCGGTGCCCGACCCGATCGTCCGGCTCTCGCTCTGCGATCTCCTCTTCGCCGAGGCGGACTACGGCGGAGTCGTCGAGACCGCGACCGGCGTCGTCAATGGCTCGGACATCGAGCTCGAGACCCTTCATCTGCGGGCCGTCGCGTTCGCCGCGCTCGGCGACGACACGGCGGCGATGGACGCCTTCCGCGCCGCCCTCGCGAAGACTGCCGGGCGAGATCCGGGTCTCCTCACCGCGATCCGCTACGACCGAGCGCTCGCCTACGAGAAACTTGGCCAGCACGCCCGGGCCAAGGCCGACCTCGAGCGCGTGTACGCCGCCGATCCGGGCTTCGAGGACGTGCAGGCGCGCCTCGCGGCGATGGCGGGCCCCGCGTCGGCGTAG
- a CDS encoding methyltransferase domain-containing protein, with protein sequence MDACGCNGLAAKFDRRIAERDRDRYRRQGPDRTTRLLLDLLGRNRVGGATILDIGGGIGIIDRELLAAGAGHAVIVDAAPAYLRVAREVARAANLLDRIEFVDGDFVERAAEIGTADIVTLDRVVCCYADADALVGLSAAKANSLYGLVLPRDRWFIRTALRVMNVGFWLRRMAYRARAHPNGHIDALVAGHGLQPHAEARTLFWRVVVYDRAVMRPTAVAA encoded by the coding sequence ATGGATGCCTGCGGCTGTAACGGCCTCGCGGCGAAGTTCGACCGGCGGATCGCCGAGCGGGACCGCGATCGGTATCGTCGGCAGGGGCCCGATAGGACGACCCGCCTCCTCCTCGACCTGCTCGGGCGGAACCGGGTCGGCGGGGCGACGATCCTCGACATCGGGGGCGGGATCGGGATCATCGATCGAGAACTCCTCGCGGCTGGAGCGGGCCACGCCGTCATCGTCGACGCGGCGCCGGCCTATCTCCGGGTCGCCCGCGAGGTGGCCCGGGCGGCGAACCTTCTCGATCGGATCGAGTTCGTCGACGGCGACTTCGTCGAACGCGCCGCGGAGATCGGCACCGCCGACATCGTGACCCTCGATCGGGTGGTCTGCTGCTACGCCGACGCGGACGCACTCGTCGGTCTCTCGGCGGCCAAGGCGAACTCCCTCTATGGCCTCGTCCTGCCGCGCGATCGGTGGTTCATCCGAACGGCCCTGCGGGTGATGAACGTCGGGTTCTGGCTTCGACGGATGGCATACCGGGCGCGCGCCCATCCGAACGGGCATATCGATGCGCTCGTCGCGGGCCACGGCCTCCAGCCGCACGCCGAGGCCCGGACGCTCTTCTGGCGCGTCGTCGTCTACGACCGCGCGGTCATGCGTCCCACAGCGGTCGCCGCATAG